A region from the Rosa rugosa chromosome 6, drRosRugo1.1, whole genome shotgun sequence genome encodes:
- the LOC133714282 gene encoding phenylacetaldehyde reductase-like translates to MGGERKVVCVTGASGFIASWLVKILLQRGYVVKATVRDPNDPKKTEHLLSLDGAEERLHLFKADLLEEGSFDLVVDGCEGIFHTASPVLFSSISDPQAELIDPAVKGTLNVLKSCVKFTTIKRVVLTSSMAAVIINGRPLTSNVEVDETWFSDPLVCEELKAWYFLSKTLAEEAAWKFAKENGIDMVTINPAYVMGPLLQPTLNYTAEMVLNLKNDAHEVTNAYYLSTDVRDVASAHIQAFEVPSASGRYCLVANVTPIFKALKILEQLHPTLCPPEICEHDIPSAPEYQISQEKAKSLGVSFLPLEVSLRDTIECLKEKGFLEA, encoded by the exons ATGGGCGGAGAGAGGAAGGTTGTGTGTGTTACAGGAGCTTCTGGTTTCATAGCTTCATGGCTGGTGAAGATTTTGTTACAGCGAGGTTATGTCGTCAAAGCCACCGTTCGTGACCCAA ATGATCCAAAGAAAACAGAACACTTGCTCTCACTTGATGGAGCAGAGGAAaggcttcatttgttcaaagcagACTTGTTAGAAGAGGGGTCTTTTGACCTTGTAGTTGATGGATGTGAAGGTATTTTCCATACAGCATCTCCGGTACTATTTTCATCGATCAGCGACCCACAG GCAGAACTGATTGATCCTGCAGTAAAGGGAACGCTTAATGTTCTTAAATCATGTGTGAAATTTACAACAATAAAGAGGGTAGTTTTAACATCTTCCATGGCTGCAGTTATTATCAATGGAAGACCTTTAACCTCTAATGTGGAAGTTGATGAAACATGGTTTTCTGATCCACTTGTTTGTGAGGAGTTGAAG GCATGgtattttctttcaaaaactTTAGCAGAGGAGGCTGCTTGGAAATTTGCTAAAGAAAATGGGATTGACATGGTGACCATAAATCCAGCGTATGTGATGGGTCCGCTATTGCAGCCAACTCTTAATTACACTGCGGAGATGGTTCTGAATCTCAAGAATG ATGCTCACGAAGTAACAAATGCATATTATTTATCCACTGatgttagagatgttgcctCGGCTCATATTCAAGCATTTGAAGTTCCTTCAGCTAGTGGAAGATATTGTTTAGTTGCAAATGTCACCCCCATTTTCAAGGCTCTGAAGATTTTAGAACAACTTCATCCGACTTTGTGCCCACCTGAAAT ATGTGAGCATGATATCCCTTCTGCCCCAGAGTATCAAATATCCCAGGAAAAAGCAAAAAGTTTGGGAGTTAGTTTCCTTCCGTTGGAAGTAAGTCTCAGGGACACTATTGAATGCCTGAAGGAGAAGGGATTCCTCGAGGCTTGA